The following DNA comes from Hordeum vulgare subsp. vulgare chromosome 3H, MorexV3_pseudomolecules_assembly, whole genome shotgun sequence.
gagagagggagtgtgtgtgtgtgtgtgagagagaggaagagggggGGTACAAGAAGGTTTGTTGATAGCGTCGGGTTGTCGGATCGACGTGCTGGACAGTCAGGACGTCGTGTACCCCTTCCCTTTGCTTGAGACCAAAGTGGGGGTTGTCAAACTAACCGGATCGGGGTAGGGGAGTCCGTTGGAGGCTTGTTTTGTTCATATACTATCCAATTTGCCCAAATAAGGAAACCCATTGAAGACACACTTAACATACTATCATGCGGATGATGCTCCTTCCGTGCTTGAGAATGCCTAGCCCGACTCATGAACATTAGCCAGTCATATACTATAGTTTCACAACTTGACCACCATTGAGGCCATCATCCAACTGTTTAGATGGCAACACTTACAAGACATTGCCAAACATCGTCACATTGAGGCATTACTAACTTGGGGCCATGAAAAATGCGTGCTATTTGTTAGACCTTTATGATGCAAGGTGTCTACGAGTACATATGACTGCTACACCATCTTTATCTTTTATTTTTCCATCTCGACCACGTCCTATCTGGATATGGTATTTCATGCAACCTTTGTACCGTCCACGTCATTTTTTTGACCACATATCATCCACAACTATTTTGGTATGCAATGTCACTTAATCTAACACCTAATCGAAGGATACTATCGTCGAAACCGTCGACCAATGTCCATCTCACTGTCGCCATAACCTTACGATCTTCATGTCACAATTTCTTTTGCAACACACTACTCATGGTCAACATTTCACCAAATGACAGAAATATATCAGATAGGTCTCATATCGACGGCAGGGCAAATGCACGAGCGCGAGTTGAAGACGATCCAAAATAAACTAAAACTGAATAATGCGCAACATAAAAGGTCAGGAGGTTATCCCTTTCCACAGCAAGGCCGTGCACGAGAGGTTTTTATTCGTTTGAACTTTTGGGTCGTCTCTCTTCCGTTCCGTTCCGTCCCGTTGCGTTCCGTTCCAACAGCAACGAAGGCGAGAAGAGGAACCTCTTTCCTTTATTGCGCTCTGagtacaaaaaagaaaagaaacgaGACCACAAGCGGAGGAGGACCCAGGAGAGAGAAAGGACGACAAAAACTCCACTCTCCCCACCCACCCACGCCGCTCCACACCCATCCTTCTCACTGCTGCCTGCGACTGCGAgcaagagagagaggggcgaAGCGGCTCTCGTCTCGCTCGCCCTCCTTCCGCCCCCTCCACACAACCACTCGGATCCGAAATTCTCAACCCCGCTCCCGCCCCTGCTCCACTCGTCGTCGTCCGCGGCACGACGACCCCAGCGCCAGCGCCCGGGGGCCAGCGGCCCGGAGCGGGGGAGAGGCGGGAGGGGGGATGGACCCGGAGAAGCGCGGCTACAAGTTCCGTATCCCTTTTAGTTTTTACCTTTCTTGCTTACGCTCCGAGAGCTGTTCTTGGCTCGCGCTGTTCTTGGTTCGATTTAGCTCACGGGGGGCCGCAAGACCCAACCGTCTCCTCAGCTAATCCGGGTAGGCATTTGCGGTCCAGCGGATGGAGATTCTGGTCTGCGGTTTGTCGAAGCAACGGGGGGGAGATAGATTCATGAGAAAAGATTTACCCCCTTTTGTTTCCCCCTTTCTTGGCAACCTACGTCAATGAAGGCCCTGCCATTTCTTTTTTGAGGAATGTTGGCAGGAGAGCTGCCAAATCCGTTGATTACACAGGGGTATTACTGGAACACCCCCATTTCTTGAAGCAACCACTAAGCTAAGCCTCGAGCTTTGCGGGTTCCCCCCTTTTGCCCCAATTTAGGTTCGCAATGCCTGGCAATCAAATTGTATTTTTCCTTTGGAGCAACTACTATTGCTAATGGGATCCCAAATGTTCCCTCCACAAAAAGGAATGATAGGAGAAAAGACCAAATGCTGACACGCTTAGGATGATTCAGTCAAAAAACAGTAATGTGGATGGTGTATTTTTCGTAGTTGTCACAGACAAAAGGAAAATTCCCCATGAGGTTGGGCTCAATGGAAATTTTCCTCTGGAAGTTGCATAGTGGTCCATAGGAAAAAAAATTATGTAAGCCCTGTAGAATATATTCCTTAGAACCATAATGCTCCAAAATTCATATTAAAGTCCTTGGAATCAAAGACATCCAAGTTATTGTTGAGTGATCGACGGACAGTTCAAACCCATACTTCAGTAGTCCCTGGAGACAAagaacaaaaattaaaaaaatgtttggcTATGTGCATCTTAGTTATGCAGAGGCCGGGTGTAATGCTTAAACCATTTAAGTAATAAAGCGCCCCTTATCGAAAAAAAGTAGTTCCTGGAGACGGAATTTTGTGATAAGGAATCAAGCTGCAAGCGTCTTTTTTCTTTCAGTGCAACATGCTTTATCTGCACTTGTCCTTACCAGACATATCACCTCACTTTCCAAGCTACTGCATAATTATGTCAACTAGAAAAAAAATGGTTGGGGGTGATTTGCCTTTTAGCTTACCTAACAACACATGAGTATTGTATAGTTGGTTGGGTTGTGCTTACTGCTTAGCTGCACGTTCACTAAACATAGGACAAACATATGTCGTGTCAAAGGATGATTTAGTATGCACATCTTGCCAACCAATACTTCTACACGCAGGAAAGTCAATATAAGGCTCTGAAAATCTGTAGTTCTCAAACTTGACTTCTCCTTAACAAGTAATCTGAAACTAGAGGAGTTTGTTGCGCACGATGCTGAAGTGAGGTCCTTGGCCATCGGCAAGAAGTCGAGCCGTGTGTTCATTACAGGTGGCAGTGACCGCAACGTCAACCTGTGGGCAATTGGCAAGCAGACTCCTCTCCTGGTTTGTGCCCTATGACATTATGAGCATGATACTACAGTCCATTTTGGCTATTTTTAATTTGATTCATGTTTTGTTTTTCAATGGGGTCTATTGTTTGCACAGAGCTTGTCAGGCCACACAAGCTCGGTTGAGGCTGTAGAGTTTGATACAGCAGAGGTGCTTGTGCTTGCTGGCTCATCAAACGGCTCCATCAAGCTCTGGGACTTGGAAGAAGCTAAAGGTGTGGTTAGTGCTTATATAAAGCTCCCAAAAGAGGGTTATATCTACTGTTTTTCTTTTTCCGTTATATTGTCTCTTCATTGTAACCAGCCTTTGAGCATGGCAATTGCATTATATTTTTTTATTCCGAAAAGGAGGATTACCCCCGGCCTCATGGCAATTGCATTATATGGTATCTTTGTGTGTTTGTCACAAAATTTATATATTTTGCAACACATGGAAACACACTGTCAGAGTGGGTGAGTTTGTATTGCTGCGTGCCTGTATATGAATCTTGACTTTACATGTAGTAATATAGACGCAAGAACCCTTGAAATCTTTGTCAAATGTCTTTGGTGGTCATACGAAACATGAGTACACAATATGAATTTGTCATCTGAGCTAATGTTCTTGATAGCAGCTGAAAGCATAAGGTCTCTTGGGAGGGTGTTTTCATAACATCAGTGCTTGTCTTGGTAGACTGTAAACTATGCTTTGCTGAAAGTAGGTTTCTGGTTGTTGTTTTGAATTGAAATGCAGTTGTGCGGTCTCTCACTGGGCATAGATCGAGTTGCACTGCTGTTGAATTCCATCCATTCGGCGAATTTTTTGCATCTGGTTCTTCAGATACAGATCTTAAGATCTGGGATATAAAGAAAAAAGGATGCCTTCATACATATAAGGGTCACAGAGGAGCAATTAAATCAATCCGATTTACACCTGATGGGCGATGGATCGTCACCGGTGGAGAAGATAACATTGTGAAGGTGTGGGATCTGACAGCTGGAAAGCTCTTACATGATTTCAAGTTCCACAGTGGACAAATCCGATGCATTGATTTTCATCCTCAAGAATTTTTGCTTGCAACAGGTATCGACTTTTCCTTCTAATTGTTTATAGTGTTAAGATTTCTGAGagaacatattttgtttttgtaattcaACATAAATCATCAAGAATCGTCTATCGTTTAGTAGTATGATCTAAGAACAAGTTTAAGTGTCCGAGGAATCCCATTTCAATTGTGTAATGTAGTTAGAAACATCTTTTTGCTTAGAAAAATGTGTATTATTTTTAGAATTAACTATAATTACTGAAACTTTACTGTTTTAGGAAGCTGAAGTATATTCTCAGTCAGTTTACTGTTATTTTCCAGGCTCAGCTGATCGAACTGTGAAGTTTTGGGATCTTGAAACTTTTGAATTGATAGGTTCTGCTGGACCCGAGGTACTTGCAAGTGATTTTCCTTATACCATTTCATTTTTGTGCAAGTTGAACATTGTCAATTGTTAAACCATAAAGGCATAAGCTATGAATCCTCAATTACGTTGTATGCAATATGCATTGTATCCAAGTACAGTAGTTGCTCACTGTGGCTGatatttctgcatgtttttcttttttcttttcaaatTAGCACCATAGGAATTCCTTGAAATAAGCTTGAGGAAAATAAATTGTATTCCATTTGAAATACTTGAAAAGGGTTGATGATGCCCCTTCTCACATTTCTCTGTGATTGATTCTTTGAGTTATTTTCAGTGACGCTTTTAATATCTGTACTGAAGTTGCTTACTGCTCTTCTGcatttgtttttgttcttgtattAAAACGTGCATGAtgaacacacacaaacacaccttCCTGTTATGATAGATCTATTTGCTTTACATGCATCTTTTATTCCAGGATACTGGTGTACGTTCTATGGTCTTCCACCCAGATGGGAAAACCCTTTTCTGCGGATTGGACCAAAGCTTAAAGGTAGGTCTGATTTTCACGTGTTCTATTGATATTGCTTGCATGGCATTTGCTGACTAGTGACTACATGGACATCTTCAGGTATTCTCTTGGGAACCAGTAAGATGTCATGATGCTGTTGACATGAGATGGAACAATTTAGCTGACCTTAGTATTTACGAAGGAAAACTGTTGGGATGCTCGTACCATGAACGCCGTGTTGGTGTTTGGGTTGCTGATATATCAGTGAGTGTCATTCTTTGAAGTTGCATGTAATATGTACCTTTGTTTGTATGTCCTAACTTTTTATCTTTTGATCCAGCTCATTGAACCCTATGCTCTTGGTGTTTTGCCGGAGGCAAATTTTTTTGCTGAGCTTGTGGATTCCGTAGATGATAATCCTGTGAAACCGAATGGTAACGCTGCAAAGCCCATTCGTGCTGTAGCAACATCACATCCAAAAAACATGTACAAAGTCCAGGAGTCAGGAATTGGTATGGCTATAAATTATCAATATATTTTTAAGTTCGCATTGAAATGAGTAACTTTATCTAAGTATTCCATACTGAATAGTGATAATATGTCTTATTGATATCAGCACCAGCTGAAAGCAGAGTTCGGGCCTTACATTTAACTCCAGGAAGTACAGACAAAATAAAGAAAGATAGGAGCAGCAGCATTCCTCGAAGACCTGATTCATCTGTCAAACCATCTACTCCAATACGATGTATGAAGCCGGTTGATAGTCCTTCCACCAATTTAAAAACAGCAGAACGCAGTTTCGGACAGCGGGACATCCAATTATTATCTCGTACAGGGATGGCTATTAATTCTTCAACCACTAAAAAAACTCAGCCTTCAGAGTCGGTAGCTGTAAAAGATATTTACACTACATCACAGGCTGTTTCTGTGCCTGTTGTTGTTCCTAGAGACATTTTGGAGGACAAAGCAGCAGGCAGTATTAATAGAGGAATTGGAGGCAGAACTGCAGTCCCAGATGATTTTTATAGTACAGTGCACTTGAGAAAACGTTTACCTAGTGGCGGTACTAGTGATAGTGTCAGCTCAGTAAAATCCATGCTTGCTGAGCCTGATGTTTGCTCGGAGGGTTTGTCTGGGTTAAAGTTCTCCTTTGGACTAACTCTAAATGACAAGAAAGAAGAATCTGAGGGTACTGATAAAAGAGAAATTAGACAAATAGCAGAAAAGATGGACAGAATAGTATCATTTGAGCATCCGGTGCAGTCAAATGATGACAAGTGTATAGCTCTTTCTTTCTTTGTTCTTAATCATTCAAACCCTGTACTTTTGCTCATTTTGGGAATTTAACATTATAGCTCTTTTCACAGCAGCATATGAATCACCGTGCTCGACGACAGGAACAGCCAGGGTCAAATATGTTAGAGgaggtgtgtgtgtgtatgttaaCTAATGTTATCAAGAGCAGTCTTGTATCCATCCTGAAGCTTGAGGTTACTTGGCCTAAATATAATTTTCTAATGATATTGTTAACTCCTTTTGCAGTCGCTGTGCCGTTAGGAAAAACTAAGTCTCTTGTTGAGAGATTTGAAAAGAGAGAGAGTTCTACTTCTAGCATTGATTGTTCATCGCCAACTGGCATTTGTGGTGATCATACAGTGAAAGCTGATAGCCCTCCCACCAGTTCGGTATGCTTTCATGTTTTTTTGACTGTAGTTAACTTTTAACATGATTGTATCCTTATAAATCGCCAGTATAATGGTATTAagaccctgtttggaaccactcagattatataatccagtttttataatttattctttctccaaacaggacagattatggtgtagattataaaaactagatggacagattattaaaaactcacaatctactctaccccggctaaaatcagattatggattgctaatgactcattacccttgtaaagttggagataattatatTTCTGCCATCGCCACTCTCCTCTTTAAAAAAAAACAGAggacagacaggtcattatgcaatgtaaaatttggattacagtttatataatctgacctccaaacatgcccatctagattatttttataaatcagattatataatctatcttcataatccagattatctaatctattgtggttccaaacagggcctaagaaaTGCTTAATATTTAAGAATCAGCAGTGTAATGGTATTAAGAAATGCTTAATGTTTAGCAACTCCTTACCTAGCTACTGTATCGAAtccctactactccctccgtcccaaaataagtgactcaactttgtactaacttcaaagttagtacaaagttgagtcacttattttgggacggagggggtATAATCTTATTTGGTTCTCAATTAGTAATTCACTCATACCTTGTCTGTGCATGTTATGATAATGTACAATTCTGAATCCCAAATCCCTACTAGTCATTTGGAGATGCAAGTAATGATGAAATATGTTCAGAAACCAGATATAAGATATATGCGGCCAGTCATGACTTAATGTGTTCTGATCCTAAGAAAAGACATAATGTGTTCTGGAGTTACAATAGGCTAGCATGTGGCTGGAAGGCTTCAGCGATAGTATTTTCAGAAACTTTGTACAGAACACAAGTCAAACAAATATCGCTATACCATTTTTATATGTTTATTATTTGATGTTCTCTAGTGTTTGTGATTCATTTCGCTGTTCAACGTATTTGGTTTGCGATGATTGTAATTGACAGACAGAAGCAAGTCGCACATATGAAAGGGACCTGTCAACAGTGGACGAGACGACGACTCCAATCGATTTGGTGCGGAACCATGATGAATTTATAAATGTTGTAAAATCTCGGTTGACAAAGCTAGAGGTGATCCTTCTGTTCTTTACTTGCGAACCTCTATTTCTTTCTAGCCCAGGGAACTTACAcccaacaaactgatggaagATCTTGCAAACCTCGTCAAGTTTATTTGTTAGTGCAGCATGTGGATGGCTAACCTTTATTTTTTGCAAttcactactccctccgtcccaaaattcttgtcttagatttgtttagatatgaatgtatctagtcaagttttagtatttagatacatctattACTAAACAAACttgagacaagaattttgggacggagggagtacttgtcaACAAGTTCTCCGTTATTCTTCCATGAACTTTAGCTTGATTCACTTGAGACTTAAGGAATGACCCATATGGAAGCAACAGATATGAAACATGGGTTGACATATCAGTGCAGGTTACTAGAAatcaaatactccctctgtccggaaATATTTGTCAtaagaatggatgtatctagatgtattttagttttagatacatCCTTTTTTATCCATTtatgcgacaagtaattccggacggagggagtatatgccaTGCACCCTAGAGGAATTCACACCCATCAGGCGGAAACCATGTACTGGAGATGTGGGAAATTGGCTTAACTTTCTGAGGTTCTTCAATGGATAGCTTAACATCTTAATATCTGCCCATGATCAAATGACATGTGACAAATGTAGGCTGTTATCCTTCCCTTCTTGTAGGCCTATTATGGAATGTACATGTTCTTGTAAAGTGATGTTGATTAGTCACCTAAAAATGAGCGCTAATGCGTTCTTGTGAAGTGTTACCAAGATACTAGTTTTAACCCTAATGTGTTCAGATGATGCGGCATGTCTTTAACCTAAATGGCATCAAAGGAGCAATTGCTGCGGTCGCAAAGTTGCCTGATATCGCTGTAAGTTTTTCCTCAGATGTATGATGGTTGCACATGATGTTCTGCACATTGTTTTTAGCTAATAATTGTTGAATTCGAACAGGTTCAAGCCGATGTTGTTAGTACTCTCAAGGGAAAACTTGGTCTTTTCAACCTAGATATTTTCTCAAGCCTTCTGCCTGTTCTTGCCGGGTTACTGAACAGCAAGACTGAAAGGTATCATACCTGATAGCAACACGGATGCACATGTACCCATGCATGCCCAAGAGGATGCCAATGCATACCTTGCAAATCTGTACTATTGGAACAGAAGATCATCTTATGTTTTTCAGACCCATATAATTATCCTGCAATATGTGAATGAATGCTTATACTGGCATCCTAGTGTAGGAAAATGATTAGTTTGGCAGTAAGTATCGTCTCTTCTAATTACGTTGCCTCAAATTTGCAGGCACACTATTGTTGCTTTGGAGATGTTATTGGATCTTATAAAGATTTTTGGACCGGTCATTCATTCAACATTGTCAGCTAGTTCACCAGTTGGAGTAGATCTTCAAGCCGAACAGAGGTATGCTCTCCAACTTAAACTCTGGGAAGGGTGCTGGTATTGCTAAGAGAGATGGTGCAAAAACTTGCGTTGCTACAAGCCTGCCAATGAACTCGGTGCGAGGTGGGAAGTTGACCCCGAACATATGTTTTACCGAAACTGTTGCCCTAAATCAATGAACTGCAGCCACCAGTAGCATATTACCCTAGATGGGGCCTTTATATTCTTTATAGATATATAACCAGGACAGTAACCAATTTGTGTGATGCCATGCAGGTTGCAGCGTTGCACCCGGTGTTTTAACCATTTGCAGAAGATTGTGCGAGCTCTACAACCGTTGATGATGTAATAATCCCTTTCTCCCCCTCCATCACTATGCTAGTTgttttcatgcatgttcttctacTCCTTTTACGTACCACCGCAACTAGCGAATCGTTACACCATGACGAGCAACAAGCGCGTCTAACGACCTACAACTTTCTtcttctgttgttcttgttggctgGCGCAGGCGGAGCGGCCAGTCGGCGCAACTTGCTCAAGAGCTGAACATGTCCTTGCAAGACCTGGTGGTCTTCTGAAGCCCAAGTTGACGCCGTCAGAGTAGATACCATTCTTTTTGCCACAGGAAAATGGAAGCGCCATATGGTGGCGGGGTAGCCTGTTGTTCGTCGTGGTGGTGTGTAATTCTTGTCCCGTGTTTGTACATTTGAGCGAGCGAGAGAGCTTTGGCTGTTCATCAGTCTGTAATTAGCCCCCATTTTACTGCGTGGACAGCCCCGGACCGGACGGACGAGGGAGGTAGTGgaaatgaatgaatgaatgaatggtAAAACCGCCTGCTAGTTTAGTCTTGTGTCTCATGTCTGGTCTTCTCTTCATGTGGCGTTGGCTCGCTCCACCATCGGCCGTGTGGTGTGGTTCAAGTTTTGAAGACAACCATCTCTCCTCCAGAGGTTGGTACGGTACGGCCGTTTGACCATTCCTTTGTTTAGCATGTCCCCACCAGCTGGTTGCCTAGGACTGCTCGTTTGAACATTGTCCTAGAAAATGTGAACTCATACTTGGCTGCTAAGGAAACAATCTCGTGCAGTCTATGACCAGCTGGCTGCTATTTCCCCCCTCCTTCCTTCAACTCAGCTGTAAAAAATGGGATTTTGTGTAATTAGTATTCCCCCCTAAAAAGTGCAATAAGTTGTTGAATATCAACAGCTTTGTGTAAAAACTAATCACAGAAATCTAGTGTGCCGCGTAAAAGATAATCACTTAAAACAATCTTCCACTGTTGCATAACATTTTTGTCCTTTGTTGATGGCGTTTCCAGGTTAGGCTGCAGTAGCAATGTTGGGTTAGACCCCATCTAATGCTCCCTTTTGTCCCTGAATGCGCCATGTCAGAACAAATCCGTCTTCCTCTTCCATTTCCTTCTACCAGTCCTGCCTGCCCAGCCAGGGCCCACCTGTCGGCCACGAGGCCAGAACGCGCAGAACCGCCCGCAGTCAGATTTGCACGGCGGCAGCAGGGCGGAAGTATAAAATTAAACCCGACTCAACAAATCCACATTCCAAACCCACCGCGTCACGTAAATAACACCGTCTCAGGAAAGCGGAAGTCCAAAGCAGTTggtcgctcgctcgctcgctcgccacCGCCGCGTTGGACTTTTCCCTCGCCGGAGAAACCGCCGCGACCACAGCCGCAACCGCCGCCACCgcttccggaggaggaggaggaggaccagggagggaggaggccatggcggggAGGTACGACCGCAACCCCTTCGACGAGGACGACGTCAACCCCTTCGCGGTGAGTCGCCTACTCGGTTTCTACTACCTTCTAGCCGCCTCGCCGCGCCTCCGCCCGCGCCGCGGTTCGCCCTGTCTACTGCTCCCTGGCTCGCGTAGGTGTCGAATTTGGTCCGGATCGCTGTTGGAGTTGCTTCTTGCGGGTTTCTGCCTATAACCCCTCGTTTCGCCGTTCTGGGTGCTCCGGTGGATCTGGTTGACTCACCGCCTTTAGGAATAGAGGGGGATCGATGGATGGACCCGTTTATACGCGTGCCCTGCTTTGTTGGCCGATCGCGAGCGAGAGGGGCGGCGGGTGCTGCTTTCTTCTGTATTTGTTTTGGGGTTTTTTTCAAGGCAGAAATGGTGCTTAGACACGAAATCGGCACTTGAACTCGGATAATTTTTGTCTAATCACGACGATGCGGTTTACGAGATGTGTAGAGCTTTGGAGGCGGGCGATTTGCTCTTCCAAATTATATGCGGGCATACGACAGAATGGAAAAAATACCTCGTACCTTTTTACTGGCTGAAGATTGTTTTAGTACTGGCGTTCAGTGTGATCAGTGGTAGCCGCGGTTTGGCGTGTGCCTGTGGATCTGCTGCCGCTGAATGTGTTCCATACAATACAAGAGTCGTTATCTATACCAGCAGTTCGGATTGCTGTGCCAACTATCGTTGACAAGGATATCTGATTGTGCATAAGCTTCTATATAAACtggttgttttttcttttaactGTTGTTTGGTTAATGATTTTCCGAATGTATGATGTTCTGCAGGGAGGAGGTGTACCCCCTGCTTCTAATTCTCGGATGCCACCTCTTCCTCACGAGCCTGCTGGATTCTATAATGACCGTGCTGCTACCGTGGACATACCTCTTGGTTCATCGAAGGTGCCTGTGCTTCAATTGAGCTTGTCAATTCTGTACTTACTTAGCAAGATGTGCTTTGCCCAATGAATTGAAATGCTAGGCAGAATGCAGAATGCAATTCACCATTGGCCAATGATGAATGGTCACAGTATTCTTTATTAAGATACTGTTGATTTCAAATTTTATTATGGAATTCTTTCACAGCGTGTTGTTGGTTGCTTATGCGGTGCGTATGTTATTTTCAAATGTAGGACTTAAAGCAAAAGGAGAAGGAACTGCAGTCGAAGGAGGCTGACCTTAACAAACGGGAAAGAGTATGCGTCTTTTGCTTGAAACTTGAAATTCCAGCTTTACACTCACATCACATGTTATCCTATATGTCATTTGAGTTATTGATTTGTTCAAACCATTGTTTTGTGAATTCAAAAGTTGTTTCGTAATCATTCAGTGATCAAACCCCCCTATGCGGAAGTAAAATCTTAAGTTCTCCTGGATGAAATTTTGCGAA
Coding sequences within:
- the LOC123444565 gene encoding katanin p80 WD40 repeat-containing subunit B1 homolog KTN80.2-like isoform X1, which produces MDPEKRGYKFQEFVAHDAEVRSLAIGKKSSRVFITGGSDRNVNLWAIGKQTPLLSLSGHTSSVEAVEFDTAEVLVLAGSSNGSIKLWDLEEAKVVRSLTGHRSSCTAVEFHPFGEFFASGSSDTDLKIWDIKKKGCLHTYKGHRGAIKSIRFTPDGRWIVTGGEDNIVKVWDLTAGKLLHDFKFHSGQIRCIDFHPQEFLLATGSADRTVKFWDLETFELIGSAGPEDTGVRSMVFHPDGKTLFCGLDQSLKVFSWEPVRCHDAVDMRWNNLADLSIYEGKLLGCSYHERRVGVWVADISLIEPYALGVLPEANFFAELVDSVDDNPVKPNGNAAKPIRAVATSHPKNMYKVQESGIAPAESRVRALHLTPGSTDKIKKDRSSSIPRRPDSSVKPSTPIRCMKPVDSPSTNLKTAERSFGQRDIQLLSRTGMAINSSTTKKTQPSESVAVKDIYTTSQAVSVPVVVPRDILEDKAAGSINRGIGGRTAVPDDFYSTVHLRKRLPSGGTSDSVSSVKSMLAEPDVCSEGLSGLKFSFGLTLNDKKEESEGTDKREIRQIAEKMDRIVSFEHPVQSNDDKSAYESPCSTTGTARVKYVRGVAVPLGKTKSLVERFEKRESSTSSIDCSSPTGICGDHTVKADSPPTSSTEASRTYERDLSTVDETTTPIDLVRNHDEFINVVKSRLTKLEMMRHVFNLNGIKGAIAAVAKLPDIAVQADVVSTLKGKLGLFNLDIFSSLLPVLAGLLNSKTERHTIVALEMLLDLIKIFGPVIHSTLSASSPVGVDLQAEQRLQRCTRCFNHLQKIVRALQPLMMRSGQSAQLAQELNMSLQDLVVF
- the LOC123444565 gene encoding katanin p80 WD40 repeat-containing subunit B1 homolog KTN80.2-like isoform X2, with amino-acid sequence MDPEKRGYKFQEFVAHDAEVRSLAIGKKSSRVFITGGSDRNVNLWAIGKQTPLLSLSGHTSSVEAVEFDTAEVLVLAGSSNGSIKLWDLEEAKVVRSLTGHRSSCTAVEFHPFGEFFASGSSDTDLKIWDIKKKGCLHTYKGHRGAIKSIRFTPDGRWIVTGGEDNIVKVWDLTAGKLLHDFKFHSGQIRCIDFHPQEFLLATGSADRTVKFWDLETFELIGSAGPEDTGVRSMVFHPDGKTLFCGLDQSLKVFSWEPVRCHDAVDMRWNNLADLSIYEGKLLGCSYHERRVGVWVADISLIEPYALGVLPEANFFAELVDSVDDNPVKPNGNAAKPIRAVATSHPKNMYKVQESGIAPAESRVRALHLTPGSTDKIKKDRSSSIPRRPDSSVKPSTPIRCMKPVDSPSTNLKTAERSFGQRDIQLLSRTGMAINSSTTKKTQPSESVAVKDIYTTSQAVSVPVVVPRDILEDKAAGSINRGIGGRTAVPDDFYSTVHLRKRLPSGGTSDSVSSVKSMLAEPDVCSEGLSGLKFSFGLTLNDKKEESEGTDKREIRQIAEKMDRIVSFEHPVQSNDDKSYESPCSTTGTARVKYVRGVAVPLGKTKSLVERFEKRESSTSSIDCSSPTGICGDHTVKADSPPTSSTEASRTYERDLSTVDETTTPIDLVRNHDEFINVVKSRLTKLEMMRHVFNLNGIKGAIAAVAKLPDIAVQADVVSTLKGKLGLFNLDIFSSLLPVLAGLLNSKTERHTIVALEMLLDLIKIFGPVIHSTLSASSPVGVDLQAEQRLQRCTRCFNHLQKIVRALQPLMMRSGQSAQLAQELNMSLQDLVVF